The Halopseudomonas sabulinigri genome window below encodes:
- the map gene encoding type I methionyl aminopeptidase — MSEVIVKTEAELALMREAGRLLASVFAYLDGQVKVGLSTMQINDLTERFIVEQLGARPASKGQYDYPYVLNCSINHVVCHGMPSPTQLLKSGDIVNLDITLEKGGFIADSSKMYLLGEVHPLARRLVDKTYEAMWEGIKVVRPGATLGDVGNAIQRHAEKHGYSIVRDYCGHGIGREMHEAPEVMHFGQKGKGLVLREGMTFTIEPMINQGKAKVKLKKDGWTVVTADKKLSAQWEHTLAVTATGYEVLSLRDEERSNPLLVATPA; from the coding sequence ATGTCTGAGGTCATCGTCAAGACAGAGGCCGAGCTCGCGCTGATGCGCGAGGCCGGCCGGCTGCTGGCCTCAGTCTTTGCCTACCTGGATGGCCAGGTAAAGGTCGGACTCTCGACCATGCAGATCAACGATCTCACCGAGCGTTTTATCGTCGAGCAGCTGGGCGCGCGCCCGGCGAGCAAGGGCCAGTACGACTATCCCTACGTGCTCAACTGCTCGATCAACCACGTGGTGTGCCACGGCATGCCCTCGCCAACCCAGCTGCTGAAGTCCGGCGATATCGTCAACCTGGACATAACCCTGGAGAAAGGCGGCTTTATTGCCGACTCAAGCAAGATGTACCTGCTGGGCGAAGTGCACCCGCTGGCACGCCGTCTGGTCGACAAAACCTACGAGGCCATGTGGGAGGGCATCAAGGTGGTGCGCCCCGGTGCCACCCTGGGCGATGTCGGCAACGCCATACAGCGGCACGCCGAAAAGCACGGCTACAGCATAGTGCGCGACTACTGCGGCCACGGCATTGGCCGCGAGATGCATGAAGCGCCGGAGGTGATGCACTTCGGCCAGAAGGGCAAGGGCCTGGTACTGCGCGAGGGCATGACCTTTACCATCGAGCCGATGATCAATCAGGGCAAGGCCAAGGTGAAGCTGAAGAAGGATGGCTGGACGGTAGTCACCGCCGACAAAAAGCTTTCCGCCCAATGGGAGCACACCCTCGCGGTGACCGCGACCGGTTACGAGGTGCTCAGCCTGCGCGATGAGGAGCGCAGCAATCCGCTCCTCGTCGCCACCCCGGCCTAG
- a CDS encoding alkaline phosphatase D family protein — translation MHSTSDLPDLLVGPLVRRVAPEQLLLWLVASRPLELTATLRVADGEAQQLPLHDAQVVPIGRHAFVHLLSVRPASPLPQDSLIHYDLRWHGTAGETGLREAAPHLCHDGELPSLMIASHNRRLLHGSCRKPHFASEDALVRTDSWLAERRDDPARRPSWLLMTGDQVYVDDVSGPLLVASHALIKRLGLFDEALEGATVADSQALYQATETYYRREQLLPDVPANMAVRDRFFGGVRKPVFTSANAQNHLITLAEMLATYLLVWSPTPWTLIAPAPPGGLSDEERERYDAEQEQISAFVAGLPQVARLLAHQPTLMIFDDHDVTDDWNLTAAWERTAYGHPFSRQIIGNALLAYLLCQGWGNDPEAIEQPLERLATLLNNAAGSGQLEVAEQDRCINALLQFHGWEYQIPGTPTLVVLDTRTRRWRSERSPFRPSGLMGWEALTELQQRLIDQTAVVIVSPAPMFGVKLIEGVQKLFALAGKPLVVDAENWMAHRGAAKVLLNIFRHGRTPGNYVILSGDVHYSFVYDIAIRDRQQGPQLWQITSSGLKNAFPPRLLDWFDRLNRWLYSPASPLNWLTKRRRMRVTPRDPDRASAGERLWHGSGIGLVELNEQGRPTEIRELDARGFDIGFPPSSRD, via the coding sequence ATGCACAGCACGTCTGACCTTCCCGATCTGCTGGTGGGGCCCTTGGTCCGCCGCGTGGCACCCGAGCAGCTTCTGCTCTGGCTGGTGGCCTCGCGCCCGCTGGAGCTGACCGCTACGCTGCGCGTGGCCGATGGCGAAGCGCAGCAGCTGCCGCTGCACGACGCGCAGGTGGTACCCATTGGCCGCCATGCCTTTGTTCATTTGCTCAGCGTACGGCCCGCCTCGCCTCTGCCGCAGGACAGCCTGATTCACTATGATCTTCGCTGGCACGGCACAGCGGGCGAGACCGGTCTGCGCGAAGCCGCGCCGCATCTGTGCCACGACGGCGAGCTGCCCTCGCTGATGATCGCCTCGCATAACCGCCGCCTGTTGCACGGCTCCTGCCGCAAGCCACACTTTGCCAGCGAAGACGCGCTGGTGCGCACCGACAGTTGGCTGGCCGAACGCCGCGATGATCCCGCACGACGCCCCTCCTGGTTATTGATGACCGGCGATCAGGTCTATGTCGATGATGTATCTGGCCCGCTGCTGGTAGCCAGCCACGCCCTGATCAAACGGCTCGGCCTGTTCGACGAAGCGCTGGAGGGCGCCACCGTGGCCGACAGTCAGGCGCTGTACCAGGCCACAGAGACCTACTACCGTCGTGAGCAACTGCTGCCGGACGTGCCCGCCAACATGGCGGTACGCGACCGCTTTTTTGGCGGCGTGCGCAAGCCGGTGTTTACCTCGGCCAATGCGCAGAATCACCTGATTACCCTGGCGGAGATGCTGGCCACCTATCTACTGGTGTGGTCGCCGACGCCCTGGACGCTGATCGCGCCGGCCCCGCCGGGCGGCTTGAGCGACGAAGAGCGTGAGCGCTACGACGCCGAGCAGGAGCAGATCAGCGCCTTCGTCGCGGGCCTTCCGCAGGTGGCAAGGCTACTGGCGCACCAGCCGACGCTGATGATCTTCGATGACCACGACGTCACTGACGACTGGAATCTCACCGCGGCCTGGGAGCGCACAGCCTATGGCCACCCTTTCTCGCGCCAGATCATCGGCAATGCGCTGCTCGCCTATCTGCTGTGCCAAGGCTGGGGCAACGACCCCGAGGCGATTGAGCAGCCGCTTGAGCGCCTGGCCACATTGCTGAACAACGCAGCCGGTAGCGGCCAGCTCGAGGTGGCCGAGCAAGACCGCTGCATTAACGCGCTGCTGCAGTTCCACGGCTGGGAATACCAGATTCCCGGCACACCCACCTTGGTGGTGCTGGACACCCGCACCCGCCGCTGGCGCAGCGAGCGCAGCCCCTTCCGCCCCTCGGGCCTGATGGGCTGGGAGGCCCTGACCGAACTGCAACAGCGCCTGATCGACCAGACTGCGGTGGTAATCGTCTCACCCGCCCCCATGTTCGGCGTCAAACTGATTGAAGGCGTGCAAAAGCTCTTTGCCCTGGCCGGCAAACCGCTAGTGGTGGATGCCGAGAACTGGATGGCCCATCGCGGCGCGGCCAAGGTGCTGCTGAACATTTTTCGCCACGGGCGCACACCGGGTAATTACGTGATTCTCTCCGGCGACGTGCATTACTCCTTTGTCTACGACATCGCCATCCGCGACCGACAACAGGGCCCACAACTGTGGCAGATCACCAGCAGTGGCTTGAAGAATGCCTTCCCGCCGCGCCTGCTGGACTGGTTCGACCGCCTCAACCGCTGGTTGTACTCGCCCGCTTCCCCGTTGAACTGGCTGACCAAGCGCCGCCGCATGCGCGTAACGCCCCGCGACCCGGACCGCGCCTCGGCCGGCGAACGCCTTTGGCACGGCTCCGGTATCGGCCTGGTGGAGCTGAATGAGCAGGGCCGGCCAACCGAGATTCGTGAACTGGATGCGCGTGGTTTTGATATAGGCTTCCCGCCTTCCAGCCGCGACTGA
- a CDS encoding antibiotic biosynthesis monooxygenase family protein, translating into MFIAMNRFKIKPGHEQDFIDIWKNRESLLETVPGFRNFNLLQGATTEEHTLFASHATWDSRSAFEAWTHSEAFRAAHANAGSRRDIYLGHPQLETFEAVL; encoded by the coding sequence ATGTTTATCGCCATGAACCGTTTCAAGATCAAGCCGGGCCACGAGCAGGACTTTATCGATATCTGGAAGAACCGCGAGAGCCTGCTGGAGACAGTACCGGGCTTCAGAAACTTCAATCTGCTGCAAGGCGCCACCACCGAAGAGCACACCCTGTTTGCCTCCCACGCAACCTGGGATTCGCGCAGCGCCTTTGAGGCCTGGACTCATTCAGAGGCCTTCCGCGCGGCGCACGCCAATGCCGGTAGCCGCCGCGATATCTACCTGGGGCACCCGCAGCTGGAAACCTTTGAAGCGGTGCTTTGA
- a CDS encoding MFS transporter has product MSSSTQRPNMVITVLCGTLTSLVVIGFARLAYGVILPSMRSDLGFSYQQAGLLSTVAALSYVCFVLAGGLAAARWGARASILFGMLLVAVGFTGLTVASHFWLIALLMALLGIGAAFAFAPMIALLAAWFPDHRGLVIGCMSSGVGISVLVTGLLVPQLFALFGEQGWRVSWGVFAAIAFAVSAIIALFVKNPPQSAASERGPVPADEKWLIYRNPRVLIVAATYGIIGLGYIVQTVFMVSFMVESGFSEALAGRYVAMMGLLSIFAGPLWGWVSDFWGRGNALAIALFLVIVAVGLPLIGQTKTYFFCHYLLVGLSLNGVFSMIQTSATDQVAPRYIPIAFSFATLFFAVGQFLGPAIAGWLIETTEGFTAAFSFTVVVLSVGFGLALLIRRFPKTLAVGEPSEAAVPDR; this is encoded by the coding sequence ATGTCCTCTAGCACGCAGCGCCCCAACATGGTGATCACCGTGTTGTGCGGCACCCTTACTTCCCTGGTGGTGATCGGTTTTGCGCGCCTGGCCTACGGCGTGATTCTACCCTCCATGCGCAGCGACTTGGGGTTCTCATACCAGCAGGCCGGCTTGCTCAGCACAGTGGCGGCGCTGTCGTACGTGTGCTTCGTGCTAGCCGGCGGGCTGGCGGCGGCGCGCTGGGGCGCCAGGGCCTCTATTTTGTTTGGCATGCTGCTGGTGGCAGTGGGCTTTACCGGGCTGACAGTGGCAAGCCACTTTTGGCTGATCGCCTTACTGATGGCCCTGCTGGGGATTGGCGCCGCGTTTGCCTTCGCACCCATGATCGCCCTGCTGGCCGCCTGGTTTCCGGACCACCGCGGCCTGGTGATCGGCTGCATGAGCAGCGGTGTGGGTATCAGCGTACTTGTGACCGGCCTGCTGGTGCCGCAGCTGTTTGCCCTCTTTGGCGAGCAGGGCTGGCGCGTGAGCTGGGGCGTGTTTGCCGCTATCGCCTTCGCCGTCAGCGCCATCATCGCGTTGTTTGTGAAGAACCCGCCGCAGAGTGCGGCCAGCGAGCGCGGCCCGGTCCCGGCCGATGAAAAGTGGCTGATCTACCGTAACCCGCGCGTTCTCATTGTTGCCGCCACCTACGGCATCATCGGCCTGGGCTACATCGTACAGACCGTGTTCATGGTCAGCTTTATGGTCGAAAGCGGCTTCAGCGAAGCCCTGGCCGGACGCTATGTCGCCATGATGGGGCTGCTGTCGATCTTTGCCGGGCCGCTGTGGGGTTGGGTGTCGGATTTCTGGGGCCGGGGCAACGCGCTGGCGATCGCGCTGTTTCTGGTGATTGTGGCGGTCGGCTTGCCGTTGATTGGTCAGACCAAGACTTATTTCTTCTGCCATTATCTGCTGGTCGGGCTGTCGCTCAACGGCGTCTTCTCGATGATCCAGACCAGCGCGACCGACCAGGTCGCCCCGCGCTACATCCCCATCGCCTTCAGCTTTGCCACCCTGTTCTTTGCCGTGGGCCAGTTTCTGGGCCCGGCCATCGCCGGCTGGCTGATTGAAACCACTGAAGGCTTTACAGCCGCCTTCAGCTTTACCGTGGTGGTGCTGTCGGTCGGCTTTGGACTGGCGTTACTGATCCGTCGCTTTCCCAAGACGCTGGCGGTGGGGGAGCCTTCTGAAGCGGCGGTGCCTGACCGCTAG
- a CDS encoding ParD-like family protein has product MGIVKINDDLHEEVRKASAVMVRSINAQAEFWMRVGMLAEANPGLSYTQLMAEQMKQAEVDLRQVANV; this is encoded by the coding sequence ATGGGCATTGTAAAAATCAACGACGATCTGCACGAAGAGGTGCGCAAAGCCAGCGCGGTGATGGTGCGCTCGATCAACGCACAGGCCGAGTTCTGGATGCGCGTCGGCATGCTGGCTGAAGCCAATCCGGGACTGTCTTACACGCAGCTGATGGCCGAGCAGATGAAGCAGGCTGAGGTTGACCTACGGCAGGTGGCGAATGTCTGA